Proteins from one Belonocnema kinseyi isolate 2016_QV_RU_SX_M_011 chromosome 8, B_treatae_v1, whole genome shotgun sequence genomic window:
- the LOC117178674 gene encoding uncharacterized protein LOC117178674: MAFTGIAATLLPEGKKIHKTLGLPVPLFSDSSLNIKANSRKVKKMINTDIFIWYEAPMSPRYDLEVIDRNLRDLMKNDLPFGGKIVVLGGHFRQLLPVKENAAQCQIHNSSIKFSAFWTNFIVHHLIKNMRALPEKKEFSQFLLQVAHGTSNNSSETIQIPEKYISLVDSDIVRDTYKTLIKSKKFGEAANYTILSARNIDVHDINRKDFDLLDEETEQIYTSIDSTKIANDKSDINHEAVLPKYLNLLNPPSLSPHELRLRKYTVVMLIRNRSISAGLCNRMRLLILDIKYNALRCKIFQEARLEKLLI; encoded by the coding sequence ATGGCTTTCACTGGTATTGCTGCAACTTTGCTTCCTGAGggaaaaaagattcataaaacTCTAGGCTTGCCAGTACCCCTGTTTTCTGATTCATCTTTGAATATAAAAGCGAAttcaagaaaagtaaaaaaaatgataaatacagACATTTTTATTTGGTATGAAGCACCGATGTCTCCACGATATGATCTTGAAGTCATCGATCGAAATCTTCGCGACCTTATGAAAAATGATTTGCCATTCGGTGGTAAAATTGTGGTTCTCGGAGGACATTTCAGACAACTGTTGCCAGTGAAAGAAAATGCAGCTCAGTGCCAAATTCATAACTCATCAATTAAGTTCAGCGCTTTTTGGACAAATTTCATTGTTCatcatttgatcaaaaatatgcGTGCTCTACCTGAAAAGAAAGAATTCTCTCAGTTTCTCCTCCAAGTGGCTCATGGAACTTCGAATAATTCATCTGAAACTATTCAAATCCCTGAGAAATATATTTCTCTAGTTGATTCTGATATTGTGAGAGATACATACAAAACATTGATCAAGAGCAAAAAGTTTGGTGAAGCAGCAAATTACACCATACTTTCTGCAAGGAACATAGATGTTCATGATATCAACAGAAAAGATTTTGACCTTCTCGATGAAGAGACAGAACAAATTTACACCAGCATAGACAGCACAAAAATAGCTAATGATAAGAGTGATATTAATCACGAAGCTGTATtaccaaagtatttaaatttgctCAATCCTCCAAGTTTGTCACCTCATGAATTGCGACTCAGGAAGTACACAGTCGTGATGCTTATCAGAAACAGGAGTATAAGTGCAGGCCTTTGCAATAGAATGAGATTGCTAATTCTTGACATTAAGTACAATGCATTAAGATGCAAAATTTTTCAGGAAGCTAGACTGGAGAAGTTACTTATTTGA